The genomic DNA GGCGCTGCTCGAAGCGGATGTCGCGGTGCCTGTCGTCAAGGATTTTATCGAGCGCATCAGGAAAGATGCGCTGGGCGAAGAAGTGATGGGCAGCCTGACGCCGGGACAAGCGGTAGTTGGCATCGTCCATCGTGAACTCGTGCGTCTGATGGGTGAACGCAATGACGCGCTGAATCTGCATGCCGCGCCGCCTGCCGTGATCCTGATGGCCGGGCTGCAAGGCGCCGGCAAGACCACCACCGCAGGCAAGCTGGCGAAACTCCTGCGTGAACAACGCAAGAAAAAAGTGCTGCTCGCCAGCTGCGACGTGTACCGCCCCGCCGCGATCGAGCAGTTGCGCGTTTTGGCTGATCAAATCGGCGCGGATTTCTTCGCAGCCGATACGGTTTCCGAGCCGGTGCGGATCGCCAGCGCCGCACTCGACCACGCGCGCCGCCATTTTCACGATGTGCTGATCGTGGACACCGCGGGCCGCCTCGCCATTGATCAGGCGATGATGCGCGAAATCGCCGATTTGCACGGTGCTGTCAAACCGATCGAAACGCTTTTTGTTGTCGACGCGATGCAAGGCCAGGACGCCGTCAATACTGCGAAAGCATTTGCGGCAGCCCTGCCCCTGACCGGCATTGTGCTGACCAAACTCGATGGCGACGCGCGCGGCGGCGCTGCGCTGTCCGTGCGCCATATCACGGGAAAGCCGATCAAGTTTATCGGCGTCGGCGAAAAGTTGACGGGCCTCGAAGCTTTTCATCCGGAACGGATGGCTTCGCGCATTCTCGGCATGGGCGATGTGCTGACGCTGATAGAGGACGCGCAGCGCAATGTCGATCACGCCGAAGCTGAGAAGCTGGCAAAAAAGGTCAAGGCCGGCAAAGGTTTCGATCTGGAGGATTTCAAGGCGCAGTTGCGACAAATGAAAAAGCTGGGTGGCATGAGTGCGTTGCTCGACAAGTTGCCAGCGCAATTGAGCCAAGCCGCGCAGGGCAGCCAGTTCGACGAAAAAATCCTTGGGCGCATCGAAGGCATCATCGATTCCATGACGACGCGCGAGCGCGCAAAGCCGGAAATTCTAAAGGCGTCGCGCAAACGCCGGATAGCGGCCGGCGCTGGGGTCAGCGTTCAGGAAGTGAATCAGTTGCTGAACCAGTTCGAGCAGATGCAAAAGATGATGAAAATGGTTTCGAAAGGCGGCGCCGCCAAAATGATGCGGAGTATGAAAGGCATGCTGCCAGGCATGCGTTAAATGCCTGCTCAGCGCTCGGACGTCCTGTCGCGATGAACAGTAACGCGCCGGGTTTCCCGGCAAAAACTTGCCTAGGCTGGCGGCGGCAGCGTAAAATCCCGCCTTTTCTCTCTCAGCGCAGGGCTTCGCGCATTCACGACTGCATTTGCGATTCAATCCGCGGCCAACTCGGCGCGGCTATAACCCGGCGGGCAAACAATGGTAGTGATTCGACTGGCGCGCGGCGGCGCAAAAAACCGTCCTTTCTATAACGTAGTCGTGGCTGACTCGCGCCGCGCGCGCGACGGCAAGTTTATCGAGCGCGTCGGTTTTTACAACCCGCTGGCGCGCGGCAATGCCGAAAGTCTGCGCATCGCGCCTGAACGCATCGCGTATTGGCAGGGTCAGGGCGCGAAGCTGAGCGATACCGTCACCCGCTTGTTGAAGCGGCAGAGCCCCAAGCAAAGCGAAAATACCGCTGAGCGGGGCGAAAATACTGCTGTTACCGAAGGTGCGGACACCGCTGCCGTCTGAATCGAAGCGGCTGGTAATAATGGGGCGTGTACTCGCGCCCCTGGGTCTGAATGGATGGGTCAAGCTCTACACTTACACCGAAACGCTGGACGGCCTGGGCGGCCACAAAACGTGGTGGGTGGGACGAGACGAGGCTTCCGGAAGTTTTCGGGATTTCCGTGAAGTCGTACCGGAAGGTTTCGCGGTACAGGGAAAATCGGTCGTCGCGAAATTTCCCGACTGCGAAGACCGCGATGCCGCTCTGGTCTTGAAAGGATCGGTCATCGCGGTGCCGCGCACTTCGCTTCCGGCGAATGACGAAGGCGAGTATTACTGGGCCGATTTGATCGGCCTCGAGGTTGTCCGGGCCGACGGCGGGAAACTCGGGGAAGTCGCCGAATTACTGAAGACGGGTGCGAACGACGTTTTGCGCGTCACGAACGGAAAGGAGAGCCGGCGCGAGCTTCTGATCCCCTTCATCGCTTCGGCGGTAATCGAAGTGGATCTTGCAGCGCGCAGGATCTGCGTGGATTGGGAAGAGTAGGCGAGTGTTGCGCGAAGCATCTTCAATGCAGTTCGATGCGATTACGCTGTTCCCGCGCATGTTCGATGCGGTAACGACGTGCGGCGTCACCGGGCGCGCGCGCGATGCGGGACATTACGAACTCGTATTGTGGAACCCGCGGGATTTCGCTGACGGCGCGTATCGCACCGTAGACGACCGGCCTTACGGCGGTGGTCCGGGTATGGTGATGCTCGCCGAGCCTTTGCGCCGCTCCATCGGCGCTGCCAGGCAGCGGCAAAAAAGCGCCGGTGTCGATCGCAGCAAAACCGTCTACCTGTCACCGCAGGGTCGTCTGCTATCGCAAACCGCCTTGTCGGAGTTGGCCGCCGAGCAAGGTTTGATTTTACTCGCGGGGCGTTACGAAGGCGTAGACGAGCGCGTGATCGAAGAAGAGATCGACGATGAAATTTCGATCGGCGATTATGTTCTTTCGGGCGGCGAGTTGGCGGCGATGGTGGTGATCGATTGTCTGGTGCGGCAAATTCCCGGAGTTTTGGGCGATGCCCGATCGGCGCCCGAGGATTCGTTTGTCAATGGCCTGCTCGACTGGCCGCACTACACGCGGCCGGAAGTTTATCGGGGCAAACAAGTACCCGCGGTATTATTGTCGGGCAACCACGCGGAAATCATGCGTTGGCGATTGCGGCAGGCGTTGGGCAGGACGTGGTTGCGTCGCCCGGAATTGATCGAACGGCTCACGCTGGGCGAGCATGAAAGGATGTTGCTAAACGAATTCAGGCAGGCCATTCAGGATGAGCGGCAAAACCAGGATGAGCGGCAAGCCGGCGAGGAAGTCAGCTAAGGTTCCCTAAGTCAAGGAGCGGTAAGTGAATCTGATCAAGCAGCTTGAAGATGAAGAAATGGCCCGTATCGGAAAGCAATTTCCGGTTTTTGCCCAAGGCGATACCGTGGTCGTGCAGGTCAAGGTCAAGGAAGGAAACCGCGAACGTCTGCAGGCGTTCGAAGGTGTCGTTATCGCGCGTCGTAATCGCGGGCTGAACTCGTCGTTTATCGTGCGCAAGATTTCGTCCGGCGAAGGCGTCGAGCGCACCTTTCAAATGCATTCGCCTTCCATTGCGCAGATCGAAGTCAAACGGCGCGGTGACGTGCGGCGCGCCAAACTTTATTACCTGCGCGAGCGTTCAGGGAAATCGGCGCGTATCAAGGAAAAACTGCAACTGAAGGTCAAACCGGCCGCGACGTAGTTGTTCGGGGGTCGGCCGTTCGATTGGCCAATTTACTGCGCTCGGGAGCTTGCTTACATCGATTCCAGAACTTCGCTGATGCGGGAAAACTCGGTGCTTTTGTCGAAAAAATAATCGGCGCCCGAGTCCTCGCATTTCTTCTGGTACTGCGGGAAAGCGTAGTTCGTCAGAACGATCATTTTCGGTAGCGGCGCAAGATCCATATTCTTCAATGCGTGAACCACATTGATGCCGTTACCATGCCGCAACTGAATGTCGATGATGACAAGATCAGGGCGAGCCTGGCATATTCCATCGATCGCGGTCGATTCGGTGTCGGCGAAGCCGATCACTTCGCTGTGGGGCGTCTCCCCTACAACGTCGATCAGACGTCGACGAACGATCTCGGCATCTTCGACGATGTAAACCCGGATCGGACGCCGTTTTTCCATTTGTTCAATCAACATCCGACAACTATAGACGTTTCAGATGGCGGCGCCATCGGCGGCGTCTGTTAATTCTGTAGGATTATTCCGACAAGCAAAGCAAATCTATTCGACCAAGCCGCTCTTGATCGCGTAGTAAGTGAGATCGGCATTGGTTTTCATCTTCATCTTTTGCAAAATTCTCGAGCGATAAGTGCTCACTGTCTTTACGCTGATGAACAACTCTTCAGCGATTTGCGACGCGGTTTGTCCGACAGCGAGCTTGCAAAAGATCTGGAATTCGCGTTCCGACAAACTTTCGTGCGCGGGTTTGGCGATGTCGCCGCCCAGCTCCAAGGCAAGAGTTTCCGCCAAGGTACCGCTGATGAATTTTTTCCCCTGCGCGACTTTGCGGATCGCATTCACCAACTGGCTGGGCGCGCTTTCCTTGGTCATGTAGCCGGCGGCCCCTGCGCGCAGCAGACTGACAGCGTACTGATCTTCCGGAAACATGCTCAGGATCAGGACCGGCAAATCCGGCCTTTCCTGCCTGATCTGCTTCAGGGTATCGATGCCATTTTTGTCGGGCATCGATATATCGAGCAGCACGACGTCCCAGGACGACTCGCGGATTTTGGCCAACGCCTCTTTGCCGGTGCAGGCTTCTCCACCGACGTGCATATCCTCGACCCCGACCAGAATCTGCTTCAATCCCTCGCGAACGATCGCATGATCGTCGGCAACCAGAATCCTGATCATTTTTTCTACTGGGTCGGACGTTTTGACGGATGACAACATATTATATTGTCTGAGAGAAGGGCGGTCAGGCAGGCGCGAAGCGGCCGGCATGCGTTTTGCTAAAAGTGCTTTTTTCAGTACCGCGTCATCATACCAAATTTCTGCATGCCCGATTCATTGGAGATTGTTTCACAGGATGCCGCCAGACGGGCGGGTCTGCGTTACGTAAACGACCGGACGCCTGGAATCCGGCGCCGTCGTTCTCGCGGCAAGAATTTTACGTATAGCGGTGTCGATGGAAAAACCGTCAAGGGGGCTAAAACCCTTGCGCGCATCAAAACGCTGGCAATTCCGCCCGCATGGCGTGATGTCTGGATATGCGCGCTGCCCGATGGCCATCTGCAGGCGACCGGCCGCGACGCGCGCGGGCGTAAACAATATCGTTATCACGCCGAATGGCGGGCCACTCGCAGCGAAAATAATTTCTCGCGCATGGTGGCTTTCGGCGATGCGCTGCCGAGAATTCGCAAACAGATTGAGGCCGATTTAAAGTTGCCCGGTTTACCCCAGGCGAAAGTGGTGGCGGGGATAATCAAGCTGCTCGATGCGACGGCAATTCGTGTCGGCAACGCCGAATACGCGCGCGACAATCACTCGTTCGGACTGACCACGATGCGGCGGCGTCACGTTGAGGTCAACGGGAAAAAAATCCGCTTTCAGTTTCAGGGCAAAAGCAGTAAACATCACGCTGTCGAATTCGCCGACCACAGGATAGCCAGCATCATCCGCCGTTGTCAGGAGCTGCCCGGCAAGGAATTGTTCAACTATTTCGATGAGCAGGGGGTTGCACGCGACATTTCATCCGATCACGTGAACCAGTATCTGCGCGATGCCTCGGGAGAGCGATTTACAGCCAAGGATTTCCGCACCTGGGTGGGAACGGTCGCGGCGAGCTGTGTATTGAGCCAGTTGCGTGAAGAAGACAGCGGCGGCACCACCAAGCAGCATTTCGATACCGCCGTCAAAGCGGTCGCACTGCATATGGGCAATACGCCCTCGGTTTGCCGCAAGTACTATATACATCCGGGACTAGCTGACGCTCATCGCGACCAAAAGCTTGTTTGTCGCGGTCCAGCCAACAAGAAAGTCTGGACTGGATTCAGCCGAGCGCAGCGTCCTGCAACTGCTGAAGCGGCTCGAGCGGCAGCAAAAGCGTAGTTAATCCCCGTTGCAACGCTGTTGCAGCGTTAAAATGTTTTGATTGGCGTGCTGAACGCAGTCGAGCAGGAAGCAAAAGAAAAGCTGAGCAGGAGAACTAAAAGATCAGTTTCAATACCCCCGTCACGACGAGTAGTCCGATAACGAAAATGATGCCGACACGATCCAAAGAAGAATTTTCACAGTTTGTGATTCCCCTGATGTAACCGCGAAAAGGCCAGCGTGGCGCTGTGTGTCGGAATCAAAAAACGGCGCAAGAAAACGCGCCGTTTTGCTCGCCAGTCGTGTCGGATTGCGCTAGCGCTTAATAAGCCACACCAGCAGCCCGCCGACCAACGCCGCAAGTGCAATCGACGAGAGTGGATTTGCATCGACCAGCTGTCTTGCCTGGCTTGCCGACTTCTCCGCGCCGGAGCGCATACAGTCGGCCCCCGCGCGCAAACCGGTTTCTATTGAACTTGCCGCATCCGCAATTTTATCGTCCGAGCGGTGCGCAAGCTCGGTCGTGGCATCAGCGATCTTTTCCGTTCTAATGTTCATGGCCTATATCCCCGGGGTCAAGTTACTGTTTGCCGCGGATGAGAATGTCATTTTTGACAGACTTTACGCCGTCAACCCTTTTTGCCAAATCTTCAGCACGCCGTTTTGCTTCAGCGTTGTCCGCAAAACCACTCAACTGGACCGTGCCCTTGAAGGTTTCGACACTGATTTGCGTTCCCTTTACGTCAGGGGCGCCCAATAACGCAGTTTTTACCTTTGTGGTGATTGTTGCGTCGTCAATTAAATCCCCGGTACTTCCTTTTGTCTGTGAGCCGGCGCAGCCGGTCAGCGCCAGCAAAAACGTTGCGAAGACCACAAATGCTTTCATTGTCGTTTTCATCTCTAAGTCCTTTTCGAGTTTAATAAACTAGGCGCCCTGGTTTTGACATTTTCTGCTAGCCAAAAGCTTCCCGATCCGCCGGGCGTGTAGCGGAATGGTAATCGTGCGCGGTGCGATATTCGTTGAGCCGGTTGTACAAGGTCTTGAGGCTGAGTCCGAGGACTTCAGCGGCTTTCTTCTTGTTGCCATCGTAATAATCGAGCGTTGCGCAGATCAGCTGTCTTTCCGCCTCCGCGAGCGGTGTGCCGATTTCGAAGCGCAAGCCACGCTCCGCCGCCGGCAGTACCTTGATTTCGGCGTTTTGCTGAAGTAGGCCATCGAGCTCGATGACGTTGTCGGCCAGGATAAATGAGCGCTGCACGAGATTCTTGAGTTCGCGGACATTGCCGGGCCATGAATGCTCGCGCAGGGCTGCGAGCGCTCGCGCCGAAAAGCGCTTGTCGACATCGTCCTCGGCGTCGTTGAGAAGGCCGAGAAAATGTTGCGCCAGCAACTCGACGTCGTCACCGCGCTCGCGCAGCGGCGGGACCTCAATCGGGAACACCGACAGTCGATACAGCAAATCTTCGCGGAGCTGGCCCGCGGCAACGGCAGCTTGCGGATCCCGATTGGTGGCGGCAATGACGCGCACCTTGACTTTGATCTCCTGATCTCCTCCGACTCGCGAAAACGTTCCACTTTCCAGCACGCGCAGCAGCTTTACCTGCAACTCGGGGGCCATCTCGGTGATTTCGTCGAGCAGAACAGTGCCGCCGGCGGCGCGTTCGAAAAAACCCTTGTGCATGCGGTTGGCGCCGGTAAAGCTGCCGCGCTCATGGCCGAACAGTTCCGCCTCGATCAGATTCGGCGATACCGCGCCGCAGTTGATCGGGATGAAAACCTGCTCGCAACGTTTGCTGCGCTGGTGAATAGAGTTTGCGACCAATTCCTTGCCGGTGCCGCTCTCGCCCACAATCAGCACTGTAGCGTCGGTCGGGGCGACTTTGTCTATCGTCCGGTACAGACGCTGCATGGGCCGCGACATGCCATGGATTGCGCCGTAGCTTGTTTTCGTCGTGGGTCGGACGGCGACGGCCGCTCTCGGCATTGCAAAATCGAGGCTCCTGAACGGAAAGTTGATCAGATTTTCGTGGGGCACTGCAATGGCTTGGTCCATGTTTTCAGTTTCTCCCGAAGTGTTACGATGATGAAAGGTTGCTCCTAACAGCAATTAGGCGAATGCTAGTCCGATACGCAATTTGCCGTTATCGGCTCATAACTGATTTTGCTGTAGGCGGAATGGAGGTGGTTGTAGGCGTCGTCCTACAACCCGGGAGCGGGTTAGCAAAAGAAAAAACCCGAAGCTAACCCGTGGCGGACGAGCGGGCTTCCTCGTCCTGACTGGCTTTTGGCAGGGACACCGTGACCGTCGTTCCTTTGCCGGGCGCGCTCGCAACCGAAACATTGCCGAACAGATGGCGCGCGCGCTCGGTCATGCCGCGGATGCCGTTCGATGTCGGCTTGATGCGGTGTCCTTCCGAGAAACCGACGCCATCATCTGCGATCTGCAACAGATAGCCATCGGCGCGCTCCCGCCAAGTCACTATGACGTGACTGGCCTTCGCATGCCGGGTCACGTTGGTCAGCGCTTCCTGGAACACGCGGAAAAACGCGACCGCCAGTTCGTTCGGAACGACGCTATCCTCGGGTTCGGCATCGACCGAGCACGTCGTGCCGGTGCGCTTTTGATACTCCGCAGCCTGCCATTGCAGCGCGGCGACCAGACCGAGATCATCGAGCAAGGTTGGCCGCAACTCGCTCGAGATGCGCCGCATTGCATAAACCGCCGAATCGACGAGTTGCGACATCCCACGGATGCGCTCGACCAATAACCCCTGCGCGGGAGTCAGCCGTGGAATCAGCCACGCGATGTCCATTTTCAGAGCGGTCAGGGTGCCGCCAAGCTCATCGTGAATCTCGCGCGCAAGGTGCGATTTTTCTTCCTCGCGCACGGCTTGCAGGTGATGCGACAACGCGCGCAGTTGTTCGCGCGAATGCTCGACTTCGAGCTGCGCGCGCCGCCTCGCGGTGTCGTCGAACAGCACGCCATCCCACAGCGTTCTGCTGTCCTCGAGCGAAGTTGGCGAGGCTTTGACCGTGACCCACTTGATCTCCTTCAACTCGCGCTGGCGCGGCAACACGCGGCCATCCCACTGCCATTCGGTCATGTGCTGCGCGGCCTCCGCCAGACTACTCGTGAACCGCTCCCGGTCCTGCGGCGGCATCAGACCCAGCAAGGCCTCCGCGTCGGTCTTGACTGCCCCCGGGCCGATGCGAAAAAGTTGATAGACCTTGCGGCTGACGTAACGGAAATGAATGCTGGCGCCGTCGGTTTCCAGCTGAAATACCATGCCTGGGACATTGGAAGTCATCGCTTCGTAGCGCGCTTCGCTGCTGCGCAGCGCGATTTCGGCTGCGCGACGTTCGGTCATGTCGTAGCAGGCGCCTATATATCCGGTGAAGCGGCCGCGCTGATCGTAGAACGGCTGGCTGAAATCGAGCAGGGAACCGTAACTGCCGTCGGCGCGCCGCAACCGGTATTCGACCTCGAAGCCGGTGCGCTCCGTCAACACTTCGCCATGCGCCTGCATGCAACGCTCGCGGTCGTCGGGGTGCACGCCTTCGAGCCAGCCATCGCCCAGCTCCTGCTCAAGGCTACGCCCTGTAAAATCCAGCCACGCCCGATTGAAGTAATCGCACCTGCCGGACGCATCCGAACGCCGCACCGGATTCGGGAAGTCGCCAATCAGCTTCATGTAAAAATCGCGCGATTCGCGAATTTTCTGCTCGACGTTTTTCCGCTCCGTTACGTCACGCGTGATGACCGAGAAACCCTGCAGTTGACCTTGCTCATCGCGCATCGGCGTAATGACTTCGTCGGCGCAGAATTCGCCGCCATCGGCGGTCACCCGCAAGTCCTCGTCTTCGTAACGCCCCTGCGTCGCGGCAAGCTGCAGCGATCGCTCGGGCAGGGAACGCTCGATCTGTTCTTCAGTGAAGAAGATCGAAAAATGTTTGCCGAGGATGTCTTCGGCTGCGTAGCCCTTGGTCAGTTGCGCGCCTTCATTCCAGCTCGTAATCAGGCCATCGGTCGATAAGGTGTAGATCGCGTAATCGCGCACCACGCTGGAAATCAGGCGCGAACGCTGCTCTGCTTCACGCGCCGCGCGCTCGACGGCCACGCGTTGCCGCACTTCGTAGGCGAGCGCTTGATTCGAAATCGATAACTGGCGTGACCGCCGCCAGGCGGTCTGCAGCAGAAAAGCCATGAAAGCGAGCAGCGAAGCGAGACCGATCCCGGACGCCAGGGCCGCCTCCGGGATCGATGATTGGGTTTGCCGGACCGTTTCGTGGGTAGGCGTGACAGTTAATTGCCAGGCGCTATCGCCACCCTGGCTGAGCGGTATGGTTTCGGTCACCGCCCACGATCGCGCCAGCTTTTCGCCTGGCCCGGATGGATCGTAGATGATTTGATCGCCTTGCTTCAGGGTCGCAGCAAAGCCTGGAAACTGGTTTTTCAGGAGGCCGTCCAACAAGGGCTGCAAACGGAACACGCCGACGACAACGCCGGCAAGCGTCGCCTCTGCCGGATTGCCCGCTGCGCCATTGCCGCCGCCAGGCCGGTAAACCGGCGCGTAAACGTGCAACTCGCGACCGCCGCCGGCGAGATCAATCGATCCGGTCACGGCGACGTCGCGATGCGCCAACGCCGAATCGAGGGCGGCGCGATGGGCAGGATCGTCACTGAGAATCAGCCCGCTGGCCGCTTTGTCACCGCTTTCATCACCCGATGCGGGCTCGGCCCATTGCACGCGGAGGTCGTCATCAGCCCAATAAAGCGCAGTCAAGTCCGACAGATATTTGACATACTGGTTTGCTTCCGTGCGCCATTGCGCTTCGCTGGGCTGATAGATTTGCCAGCGCGCGGCAAAACGGCGCAGCGTCTCTGTGCGCGCTTGCACGTGCTCGGCAACGTCGCCGCGCATTGCGGCAGCGGTTCGAGCAACGGCCTGCTGTGCGTCGCCCGCTTCCTGGACGCGCAATGCCTGCCAGAGCAGAAGCGTGCAAATGAAAACCCCGAACCAGAGCGGGATCGGCGCCCACTTCCTCAACTCGATTCGCTCGGCCCCGGAAAAGATGTAGATGGTGAGGGAGAGACCGAGCGCGATGAATGCGATCGAAATCTCCAGTTCGGCGCCGCTGAAGCGCAGGCTGTCGTAAACGAAGCGGCTGCCGCTGACATGGGCGAACAGGGAAACCAGCGAGATCGCCAGCACGGCGGAGGCGGCGAGCGCGACGATGACGTCGGATGCGAGCTGTTCGCGCGCCGCTGCGAGTACCGCGACCATCGTGCCTATCAGGACAAGATTCAGTGCGGTCAGAAGTGAGATCGACGCAGCGTCGCCGGCCGTATCGGCGAAAAGGCTGCCGACAGAAAGCGCCGCCGGCAACTGCCAACCGGCGCCGAATTCGACCAGATGCACGCCGCCAAGGACGATGACAGCTACGGCAAGCGCGATGCTCAGGATTCGCGCGCGAAACGTGCACGACATCAGCGATGCACCGCCCAGCAACAGCCCGAGCGCGACGTGCGGCGGCATCCTGGACGCAACCGATTCCAACGCTTGCGCCCAGTTCATGTCGAAACGCGCCACCAGCGCCAGCGCCGCGTAGACCGCGACGACGAAGCCGGTAACGAACAGGAAGATCGCAGGCCGGGCGGGAAAATTCGGTCTGGTCATGCGCGGCGAATTGCTGGAAGTGCGCGGCCGCGAGGCGAGTGCCTCCGTAACGGACGCGCTGGCCGCGATGCGCTCGTCAGGGGTTCGCGAAGCCAAGGATTCATGCTCAAAAGTCTAATGATAGTTATGGGGAGGCCTTTATTCAACGGAATAAGGCGACCTGATGCTGCCGGCATCATTCAATTGAGGCTCAGTGCAAGCTATACGTTCCGTGAATCGTCCACGGATGCGAAGCGACGGTGTTTGATGTCGGTGTAAATTTTGCAAAGCTTTGTAAAACTCCTCTAAGCGGCTTACCGCTCGTCTATTGTTCGTCCTCGATATCGCGAAGCTTGCTGTGATCGATATTGCGTTCCGCTTCCCGGCTTTGGCGCATTAAGCGGCGCATCATCAGAGCGAAACCGATTGCGATAATCGCCAGCACCGCCAGCAGAACCCATAGTTCCTTGTTCATTTCTGCTCCTTTTTGTGTAGCCGCAAAACTGCTTCCATTACGCTATACTTCGACTGTCCCCCGAAAGGAGAGTGTCATGAGCATAATCAGATTGTTCTTATCGATATCCGCATTAGCGCTGATATCTGCCTGCGGCACGCTGGGTGCGGACAAGGAGGCTGATAGCGCCGCTGCCACCGGAACAGATTGTACCGATTGCGGGTTCATCGAATCGATCAATATCGCCGAGGGACGCGAAGGCATCGGGCTGAGCTCGGTACTCGGCGGAGCAGGAGGCGGCTTTGCCGGTGCGATCGGCAGCGAAAACGGCGATACGTCACAAACCGCAGCCACTGTCGCCGGCGCTTCGAGCAGTGCGATTTCCGGCCTGCAGGTGCAGCGTCGGGTCGGCAACAACAGTAATCTGTACCGGTTTTCGGTGCGCATGGATAACGGCAAGCGCCAAACCGTCGCGCTCGAAAGCCGCAGCGGATTCGAAGTCGGCGACCGCGTGAAGATTGTTGACGGTTCGATGGTCAAGACAGCGCCAGGAAAATAACTTCTCCAGTCAGCGAAAAAAAGAGCAGGCGAGCCTGCTCTTTTTTTTTATTTTCCCGCGCGTTTTCATCGGCATTTTTTGTTCGCGGCGCAATCGCCGGAAGTTCGGTGCTAAGCTTCGTCGCTGAATCCGGTGATCAGGCCGATGGCCTCAAGAAGTCAAGCCGGAGTTGCGATCGCAGTTGGCTCGATGACCCCTGAAATGTTTAGCGCGCAGCTATGAGCATCCCGGGCGCATGTAAAACCCCGGGTGGCGGACTTTCCGAATGGCTGACGCTCGGCATCGAAACCTCCTGCGATGAGACCGGCATCGCGCTCTACCACAGCCGCCGCGGCCTGCTGGCGCACAAGCTGTATTCGCAGGTGGCGCTGCACGCCGAATATGGCGGAGTGGTGCCCGAGCTCGCGTCGCGCGACCATATTCAGCGCGTGCTGCCACTGATCATGGCTTCGTTGCGGGAAGCATCGTGCGATCTCCATGACATCGGCTTGATTGCCTACACAGAAGGGCCGGGCCTGGCCGGCGCGCTGCTGGTCGGGGCCAGTGTGGCGCGCGGTCTTGCCTATGCGCTTGGCATAGCGGCGATCGGCGTCCACCATCTCGAAGGACACTTGTTGTCGCCGCTGTTGTCGTCGCCGGCGCCTAGGTTTCCGTTCGTCGCGCTGCTGGTCTCGGGCGGCCATAGTCAGTTGATGAAAGTCGCCGAGATCGGCGACTACACGCTCTTGGGTGACACGGTTGATGATGCGGCCGGAGAAGCGTTCGACAAAACCGCGCAGTTGCTGGGGCTCGGTTATCCTGGCGGCCCGGCGCTCGCCAGGCTGGCCGAAAGCGGCAATGCGCAACGCTTCAAGCTGCCGCGGCCGATGCTGAACAGCAATGATCTGAACTTCAGCTTCAGCGGCCTGAAAACAGCGGCGGCGACGCTGGTCCGAAATGAACGCAATCGAAATGAACGCAACAACGATGATGCAAGCTTACTAGCCGATATCGCCGCCTCTTTCGAAGTCGCGATCGCGGAGGTGCTGGTCGCAAAATCGATGGCCGCGCTCGAACAAACCGGGCTCAAGCGGCTGGTTGTCGCCGGTGGGGTAGGCGCAAACCAGCGCTTGCGCACGAGCCTGTCGGCAGCGGTTGAGCGGATTGCCGGCGAAGTCTATTATCCGCCGCTCGAATTCTGTACCGATAACGGCG from Burkholderiales bacterium includes the following:
- the rplS gene encoding 50S ribosomal protein L19 gives rise to the protein MNLIKQLEDEEMARIGKQFPVFAQGDTVVVQVKVKEGNRERLQAFEGVVIARRNRGLNSSFIVRKISSGEGVERTFQMHSPSIAQIEVKRRGDVRRAKLYYLRERSGKSARIKEKLQLKVKPAAT
- the rimM gene encoding ribosome maturation factor RimM, with the protein product MGRVLAPLGLNGWVKLYTYTETLDGLGGHKTWWVGRDEASGSFRDFREVVPEGFAVQGKSVVAKFPDCEDRDAALVLKGSVIAVPRTSLPANDEGEYYWADLIGLEVVRADGGKLGEVAELLKTGANDVLRVTNGKESRRELLIPFIASAVIEVDLAARRICVDWEE
- the ffh gene encoding signal recognition particle protein, producing the protein MFENLSQRLSGVIKNLRGQARLSEENIQDALREVRMALLEADVAVPVVKDFIERIRKDALGEEVMGSLTPGQAVVGIVHRELVRLMGERNDALNLHAAPPAVILMAGLQGAGKTTTAGKLAKLLREQRKKKVLLASCDVYRPAAIEQLRVLADQIGADFFAADTVSEPVRIASAALDHARRHFHDVLIVDTAGRLAIDQAMMREIADLHGAVKPIETLFVVDAMQGQDAVNTAKAFAAALPLTGIVLTKLDGDARGGAALSVRHITGKPIKFIGVGEKLTGLEAFHPERMASRILGMGDVLTLIEDAQRNVDHAEAEKLAKKVKAGKGFDLEDFKAQLRQMKKLGGMSALLDKLPAQLSQAAQGSQFDEKILGRIEGIIDSMTTRERAKPEILKASRKRRIAAGAGVSVQEVNQLLNQFEQMQKMMKMVSKGGAAKMMRSMKGMLPGMR
- the rpsP gene encoding 30S ribosomal protein S16; the protein is MVVIRLARGGAKNRPFYNVVVADSRRARDGKFIERVGFYNPLARGNAESLRIAPERIAYWQGQGAKLSDTVTRLLKRQSPKQSENTAERGENTAVTEGADTAAV
- a CDS encoding response regulator transcription factor, which produces MIRILVADDHAIVREGLKQILVGVEDMHVGGEACTGKEALAKIRESSWDVVLLDISMPDKNGIDTLKQIRQERPDLPVLILSMFPEDQYAVSLLRAGAAGYMTKESAPSQLVNAIRKVAQGKKFISGTLAETLALELGGDIAKPAHESLSEREFQIFCKLAVGQTASQIAEELFISVKTVSTYRSRILQKMKMKTNADLTYYAIKSGLVE
- a CDS encoding DNA topoisomerase IB — protein: MPDSLEIVSQDAARRAGLRYVNDRTPGIRRRRSRGKNFTYSGVDGKTVKGAKTLARIKTLAIPPAWRDVWICALPDGHLQATGRDARGRKQYRYHAEWRATRSENNFSRMVAFGDALPRIRKQIEADLKLPGLPQAKVVAGIIKLLDATAIRVGNAEYARDNHSFGLTTMRRRHVEVNGKKIRFQFQGKSSKHHAVEFADHRIASIIRRCQELPGKELFNYFDEQGVARDISSDHVNQYLRDASGERFTAKDFRTWVGTVAASCVLSQLREEDSGGTTKQHFDTAVKAVALHMGNTPSVCRKYYIHPGLADAHRDQKLVCRGPANKKVWTGFSRAQRPATAEAARAAAKA
- a CDS encoding response regulator transcription factor, whose protein sequence is MEKRRPIRVYIVEDAEIVRRRLIDVVGETPHSEVIGFADTESTAIDGICQARPDLVIIDIQLRHGNGINVVHALKNMDLAPLPKMIVLTNYAFPQYQKKCEDSGADYFFDKSTEFSRISEVLESM
- the trmD gene encoding tRNA (guanosine(37)-N1)-methyltransferase TrmD, translated to MQFDAITLFPRMFDAVTTCGVTGRARDAGHYELVLWNPRDFADGAYRTVDDRPYGGGPGMVMLAEPLRRSIGAARQRQKSAGVDRSKTVYLSPQGRLLSQTALSELAAEQGLILLAGRYEGVDERVIEEEIDDEISIGDYVLSGGELAAMVVIDCLVRQIPGVLGDARSAPEDSFVNGLLDWPHYTRPEVYRGKQVPAVLLSGNHAEIMRWRLRQALGRTWLRRPELIERLTLGEHERMLLNEFRQAIQDERQNQDERQAGEEVS